One genomic segment of Desulfocapsa sulfexigens DSM 10523 includes these proteins:
- a CDS encoding FKBP-type peptidyl-prolyl cis-trans isomerase, giving the protein MTQAKKGDKVQVNYKGYLDDGTIFDSSEGKKPLDVVLGSGTVIPGFDAALVGMEVGSRKTVKIPMDDAYGKHNAELVMQVPKDQIPPDLKPEIGQKLQVGGAAGELMAVEVIDLTDDFIVLDANPPLSGKDLTFDLELVAIA; this is encoded by the coding sequence ATGACACAGGCAAAAAAAGGTGACAAAGTTCAGGTGAACTATAAGGGATATCTTGATGACGGTACAATTTTCGACTCATCCGAGGGCAAGAAACCATTGGATGTGGTTCTTGGCTCAGGAACGGTGATTCCGGGATTTGATGCAGCTCTTGTCGGAATGGAAGTTGGTTCCAGGAAAACCGTTAAAATTCCAATGGATGATGCCTATGGAAAACATAATGCGGAGCTGGTAATGCAGGTACCAAAAGATCAGATACCACCAGATTTAAAACCTGAAATTGGCCAAAAGCTTCAGGTGGGTGGAGCGGCTGGTGAACTGATGGCCGTTGAGGTGATTGATCTGACCGATGACTTCATTGTGCTCGATGCCAACCCTCCCCTTTCAGGCAAAGATCTCACCTTTGATCTGGAACTTGTTGCGATTGCATAG
- a CDS encoding shikimate kinase, whose translation MENSKKTNIVLIGMAGAGKSTVGRKLADLLGLAFVDVDTLIEKDRGLPLQEVLNDLGVQNFRRLEEQTMLSMDFRKYVIATGGSAIYGQAGISHLRRSSLLILLDVGLATLKQRVGDFSSRAFVKTADQTFAEVFAERQPLYTQNADLIIDCNDRSVSDICQSIIRQVPDTFYHF comes from the coding sequence ATGGAAAATAGTAAAAAAACAAATATTGTTCTGATCGGCATGGCTGGAGCCGGAAAAAGTACCGTCGGCAGAAAACTTGCTGATCTCCTTGGTCTTGCCTTTGTCGACGTAGATACCCTTATCGAAAAAGACAGGGGTTTGCCATTGCAGGAAGTACTGAACGATCTTGGTGTTCAGAATTTCCGCAGGTTGGAAGAGCAGACCATGCTTTCTATGGATTTTAGAAAGTATGTTATTGCAACGGGTGGCAGTGCAATTTATGGCCAGGCCGGTATCAGTCACCTGCGAAGGAGCAGTCTGCTGATCCTGCTCGACGTCGGACTCGCAACGTTGAAACAGCGGGTTGGAGATTTCAGCAGTCGTGCCTTTGTTAAAACAGCCGATCAGACTTTTGCTGAAGTTTTTGCAGAACGTCAACCCCTCTACACCCAAAATGCCGATCTTATTATTGATTGTAATGACCGATCTGTTTCTGATATCTGTCAATCCATAATCAGACAAGTTCCAGATACCTTCTATCATTTTTAA
- the arfB gene encoding alternative ribosome rescue aminoacyl-tRNA hydrolase ArfB, which yields MLRIADNVSIPEQEIELKFIRAQGAGGQNVNKVASAVHMRFDIAASSLPERVKDRLLAMRDQRISKEGILVLKAQQYRSQEKNKEDALQRLKEIIFRAMMQSKKRRPTRPGKAAKKRRLEGKKQRGQLKAARKKVHY from the coding sequence ATGTTACGCATTGCCGACAATGTAAGTATTCCTGAACAAGAAATCGAGCTAAAATTTATCCGCGCCCAGGGAGCAGGGGGGCAGAACGTCAACAAAGTCGCCTCTGCCGTACATATGCGCTTTGATATTGCAGCATCTTCCCTTCCGGAAAGAGTAAAAGACAGACTCCTGGCCATGCGGGATCAGCGAATAAGCAAAGAAGGTATCCTTGTGCTTAAGGCGCAGCAGTACCGAAGTCAGGAAAAGAATAAAGAAGATGCTCTGCAACGCCTGAAGGAAATAATCTTTCGTGCCATGATGCAGTCAAAAAAACGTCGCCCTACCCGACCCGGAAAGGCAGCAAAAAAACGACGACTCGAAGGAAAAAAACAACGTGGACAACTCAAAGCTGCACGAAAAAAAGTTCACTACTGA
- the ppnP gene encoding pyrimidine/purine nucleoside phosphorylase, protein MFKTNEYFDGKVKSIAFTSEDGPATIGVMAVGEYEFGTGSVEIMSVVSGSMDIKLPETDTWQTFTAGESFEVAKDVKFGVRITQETSYICLYK, encoded by the coding sequence ATGTTTAAGACCAATGAGTATTTCGACGGAAAAGTAAAATCAATCGCCTTTACCAGTGAAGACGGCCCTGCAACCATAGGAGTCATGGCTGTTGGTGAATACGAATTCGGAACAGGATCCGTTGAGATTATGTCTGTTGTATCCGGAAGTATGGATATCAAACTGCCTGAAACCGACACATGGCAAACATTTACAGCAGGAGAAAGCTTCGAGGTCGCAAAAGACGTCAAATTTGGGGTTCGCATAACGCAGGAAACCAGTTATATCTGCCTCTACAAGTAA
- a CDS encoding ribonuclease H-like domain-containing protein gives MLTHSFIHLPGIGVTTEEKLWQAGIHRWSHWSDAPPLRLPNSSLPQLSSLLERSLVELKNGPDFFSRRLPANQQWRLLSHFRDRIAYLDIETTGLGPNAEITTIALYDGLQVYCYVNGRNLEDFEKDIWKYEILVTYNGKGFDIPVLERWFHTRLTHSHIDLRYILAKLGFKGGLKGCEKQLGIERGGLDGIDGYFAVLLWQDYIDNNNEKALETLLAYNIEDTVNLERLLIEAHNRNVQDMPFGNDLLMELPETPAVLYQPDFNTVERIRNSL, from the coding sequence ATGCTTACTCACAGTTTTATCCATCTGCCTGGGATTGGCGTTACAACTGAAGAAAAGCTTTGGCAGGCAGGAATACACCGCTGGTCACACTGGTCGGATGCGCCTCCCCTGCGACTTCCGAACAGTTCCCTCCCACAACTTTCCAGTTTATTAGAACGCTCCCTTGTAGAACTCAAAAACGGGCCTGATTTTTTCAGCAGACGATTACCCGCCAACCAGCAGTGGCGCCTCCTCTCCCACTTTCGGGATCGTATAGCATACCTCGATATTGAAACCACAGGCCTTGGCCCTAACGCTGAAATCACCACCATCGCCCTGTATGATGGACTTCAAGTGTACTGTTATGTAAACGGCAGGAATCTGGAAGATTTTGAGAAGGACATCTGGAAGTATGAAATACTGGTCACCTACAATGGCAAGGGCTTTGACATCCCGGTGCTCGAACGCTGGTTTCATACCAGGCTCACCCATTCCCATATAGACCTGCGCTATATCCTTGCAAAACTTGGTTTTAAAGGGGGACTTAAGGGCTGTGAAAAACAACTTGGAATAGAGAGGGGTGGCCTCGATGGAATCGATGGCTACTTTGCCGTGCTTCTCTGGCAGGACTATATCGATAACAACAACGAAAAGGCGCTGGAAACACTTCTCGCTTACAACATTGAAGACACCGTAAACCTGGAGCGTCTTCTTATTGAAGCCCACAACAGGAATGTTCAGGACATGCCCTTTGGAAACGACCTCCTGATGGAACTGCCCGAAACACCTGCAGTCCTTTACCAGCCAGACTTCAACACGGTAGAGCGGATCAGAAACAGCTTATAA
- a CDS encoding MBL fold metallo-hydrolase has product MMKVKFWGVRGSIPCPGPQTMKYGGNGACIELRVDDREEIIIIDAGSGIRELGNALVKNDLPAGPLKIAMYLSHTHWDHIMGFPYFTPIYIPGTRMTVHGPVTYEDDPLKDVVGGQMKYRYFPINVGELASDIEYKRLREEPDMDLGNGLLLTTKFLNHPITALGYRFEYQGKIFCTCYDHEPYRNLFITDPEHPEYDEAMAYEGEEVAREQNQAVEEFFKGADLLVHDSQYTAEEYKTRVNWGHSTFEWAIAAANRAGVKKLALFHHDPDRTDAQIENMAKTYCEPKKYGDTEVFFATERAEIIL; this is encoded by the coding sequence ATGATGAAAGTGAAATTCTGGGGTGTCAGGGGTTCTATTCCCTGTCCCGGCCCACAAACCATGAAATATGGAGGCAATGGCGCGTGTATAGAATTGCGGGTAGATGACAGAGAGGAAATTATTATTATTGATGCGGGTTCCGGGATTAGGGAGCTTGGTAATGCTCTGGTTAAGAACGATCTCCCCGCTGGTCCGTTAAAGATTGCCATGTATCTTTCCCATACTCACTGGGATCACATCATGGGTTTTCCCTATTTTACTCCAATTTATATTCCCGGTACCCGGATGACGGTGCATGGGCCCGTGACCTATGAAGATGATCCATTAAAAGATGTCGTGGGTGGACAGATGAAATACCGTTATTTCCCGATTAATGTTGGTGAACTTGCCTCTGACATTGAATACAAACGCCTGCGTGAAGAACCGGATATGGATTTGGGAAATGGCCTGCTTTTGACCACTAAATTTTTAAACCATCCCATCACTGCTCTTGGCTACCGCTTCGAGTACCAGGGCAAAATCTTCTGTACCTGTTACGACCATGAACCCTATCGGAATCTGTTTATAACCGATCCAGAGCATCCGGAATATGATGAGGCGATGGCCTATGAAGGTGAAGAGGTTGCCCGGGAGCAGAACCAGGCTGTAGAAGAGTTTTTCAAAGGAGCGGATTTGCTGGTGCATGATTCTCAATATACTGCTGAGGAATATAAGACCAGAGTCAACTGGGGGCATTCGACTTTTGAGTGGGCCATTGCTGCAGCAAATCGGGCCGGGGTGAAAAAACTTGCCCTTTTTCATCATGACCCGGATCGTACAGATGCACAGATTGAAAATATGGCAAAAACCTATTGTGAGCCTAAGAAATACGGTGATACTGAGGTGTTTTTCGCCACGGAACGCGCGGAGATTATTCTTTGA
- a CDS encoding HDOD domain-containing protein: MMQEDGAANRKAITRFIERMPSLSTTVGKVMEICSRTDASPNELNRVISLDPVLTGQVLKLINSAYYSLVNKVTSLTRAITMLGMNTVKNMALSTAIIRSVSGAKKSQSLPTKKFWAHSIATGVCAKLLAKANGVPVMECEEYFVAGLLHDLGKIPFGDEYIDVLNRVKKECLPLITVERDMLGVDHQEVGRMIAEKWKLNEAMTCSIAFHHDVEEAPEEHRVRAAYVGLANMYANILDLGYAGDPFPAEDGADKMLKITGLTWDMFGEVALGVEEEIEKAQVFLQS; this comes from the coding sequence ATGATGCAAGAAGATGGCGCAGCCAATAGAAAAGCCATAACCAGATTTATCGAACGAATGCCAAGCCTTTCCACCACAGTGGGGAAGGTGATGGAGATCTGCAGTCGTACCGATGCCTCTCCAAATGAGTTGAATAGGGTGATTTCACTTGATCCGGTTCTTACCGGTCAGGTTCTGAAGCTTATTAACTCTGCATATTACTCTCTTGTGAACAAGGTAACTTCGCTTACTCGCGCCATCACCATGCTTGGGATGAATACGGTTAAGAATATGGCGTTAAGTACTGCTATTATTCGCTCGGTGTCCGGTGCCAAAAAGTCACAGTCTCTTCCAACCAAGAAATTCTGGGCCCATTCCATCGCCACGGGAGTGTGTGCCAAGTTGCTGGCCAAGGCCAATGGTGTTCCAGTGATGGAGTGTGAAGAGTATTTTGTAGCCGGACTTCTTCATGATCTAGGAAAAATTCCATTTGGTGATGAATATATCGATGTTCTGAATAGAGTGAAGAAGGAGTGCCTTCCGCTTATAACAGTAGAACGTGATATGCTGGGAGTCGATCACCAGGAAGTTGGACGAATGATAGCCGAAAAATGGAAGCTGAACGAGGCCATGACCTGCTCGATAGCTTTTCATCATGACGTGGAGGAAGCACCTGAAGAACACAGGGTACGTGCCGCCTATGTTGGGCTTGCCAACATGTATGCAAATATCCTTGATCTGGGTTATGCGGGGGATCCTTTTCCGGCAGAAGACGGTGCTGATAAGATGCTGAAAATAACTGGATTGACATGGGATATGTTTGGAGAAGTGGCCCTCGGTGTTGAAGAGGAGATTGAGAAAGCGCAGGTTTTTCTGCAAAGTTAG
- a CDS encoding tRNA threonylcarbamoyladenosine dehydratase, translating to MERFSRTRCFLGNKKFSALQKATVAIVGVGAVGGYAAEGLARAGVGHLRLVDFDTIQPSNINRQILALESSIGRPKVDVARERIALINPDCRVEALRLFAAEETLDEILSPAPDILIDAIDSLNPKVQLLAGAHRRKITTFSSMGAALRTDPLKIKVGDIMTSNHCPLAKHVRNRLRRQGVGGGIYCIYSTERVNFTYQGPEKTTQPASAYEDRGRTRNVLGSLPTITGIFGLILANEVILHLTKEI from the coding sequence ATGGAACGATTTTCAAGAACACGCTGCTTCCTTGGCAATAAAAAATTCAGCGCTCTGCAAAAGGCAACAGTTGCCATTGTAGGTGTCGGTGCAGTGGGAGGCTATGCTGCTGAAGGACTGGCGAGAGCCGGTGTTGGCCATCTGCGACTGGTTGATTTTGACACTATCCAGCCATCCAACATTAACAGGCAGATACTGGCCCTTGAAAGCAGTATCGGAAGACCAAAGGTGGATGTCGCCAGAGAGCGGATCGCCCTTATCAATCCAGATTGCCGGGTGGAAGCTTTAAGGCTTTTTGCCGCAGAGGAAACGCTTGACGAAATACTGTCACCAGCGCCGGATATCCTGATAGATGCCATAGACTCCCTTAACCCCAAAGTTCAGCTTCTGGCTGGTGCCCACAGGCGAAAGATCACCACATTCTCTTCCATGGGTGCAGCCCTGCGAACAGATCCTTTGAAAATCAAGGTTGGGGACATCATGACATCGAATCACTGCCCGCTGGCCAAGCATGTTCGCAATCGCCTGCGACGTCAAGGAGTGGGAGGGGGTATATACTGTATCTATTCCACAGAACGGGTGAATTTCACTTACCAGGGACCTGAGAAAACCACACAGCCAGCGTCTGCCTATGAGGACAGAGGAAGAACACGCAACGTACTGGGATCATTGCCAACAATCACAGGAATTTTTGGACTGATACTGGCGAATGAAGTTATTCTTCACCTGACAAAAGAGATCTAA
- a CDS encoding CAAX prenyl protease-related protein: MPKKSMAGFIRKPWLPYVVPFALFMLLTEPARYFPALVPYLYVTKTVLVGGTLWLWRHVYADDFATVLTPGEFVVAILCGLLVLVLWIVPEGLFYQLDSGTGFNPYVMAESKGLAIGLIAIRLIGASIVVPVMEELFWRSFLMRYLVDVDFRSVALGTFTWLSFLGVAILFGLEHHRIVAGILAGLLYGALLLRQKKLRGVVIAHGVTNFGLGVYVVVTGNWLFW, translated from the coding sequence GTGCCAAAAAAGTCGATGGCTGGTTTTATTAGAAAACCCTGGCTGCCCTACGTTGTCCCCTTTGCTCTCTTTATGCTTCTAACAGAACCAGCGCGTTATTTTCCTGCACTGGTACCTTATCTCTATGTCACCAAAACTGTGCTTGTTGGTGGGACGCTCTGGTTGTGGCGCCATGTATATGCAGATGACTTTGCTACCGTTTTAACGCCTGGTGAGTTTGTCGTCGCGATTCTTTGTGGCTTGCTTGTACTGGTTTTATGGATAGTTCCGGAAGGACTCTTTTATCAGTTGGATTCCGGAACAGGTTTTAATCCCTATGTCATGGCAGAATCTAAGGGGCTGGCAATCGGCTTGATTGCTATACGTCTTATCGGTGCATCCATTGTTGTACCAGTTATGGAAGAGTTGTTCTGGCGGTCATTTCTGATGCGCTATCTTGTTGATGTTGATTTTCGTTCCGTTGCTTTGGGGACGTTTACCTGGCTGTCGTTTCTCGGGGTGGCAATTTTGTTTGGTCTGGAGCACCATAGGATTGTCGCAGGAATTTTAGCAGGATTGCTGTATGGAGCATTGCTGCTTCGTCAAAAAAAGTTAAGGGGTGTGGTGATTGCCCATGGCGTCACAAATTTCGGCCTGGGTGTCTATGTTGTTGTGACCGGAAACTGGCTGTTCTGGTAA
- the hisA gene encoding phosphoribosylformimino-5-aminoimidazole carboxamide ribotide isomerase: MQFRPCIDLHNGKVKQIVGSTLSDDDPAGLQTNFTATHPSSWYSELYRRDNLTGGHIIKLGPGNDEAAAEALAAWPGGMQIGGGITAENGREWLERGASHVIVTSYVFSKGRIDSNRLHKLVTSVGKENLVLDLSCRRKGDDYYIVTDRWQNFTDVIISPETLDQFASLCDEFLVHAADVEGQCNGIEAELVKRLADWSPIPTTYAGGIKDMSDMDLIAELGRNRLHATVGSALDIFGGSGMTYDQAVSFHKSHM; encoded by the coding sequence ATGCAATTCAGACCATGTATCGACCTTCATAATGGTAAAGTAAAACAGATAGTCGGCTCAACTTTGAGTGATGATGACCCTGCGGGCCTCCAGACAAATTTTACAGCCACTCATCCTTCGTCCTGGTATTCGGAGTTATACCGTCGCGACAATCTCACGGGCGGGCATATTATCAAGCTTGGGCCGGGAAATGATGAGGCGGCGGCCGAAGCACTTGCTGCCTGGCCGGGTGGAATGCAGATTGGTGGTGGGATAACGGCTGAGAATGGAAGGGAGTGGCTCGAAAGAGGGGCTTCACATGTTATCGTAACGTCCTATGTCTTTTCTAAAGGGCGAATTGACAGTAATCGGCTGCATAAACTCGTGACATCCGTGGGGAAGGAAAATTTGGTTCTTGATCTGAGTTGTCGTCGGAAAGGGGATGACTACTATATTGTAACGGACCGCTGGCAAAATTTTACCGATGTCATTATCAGCCCGGAAACACTGGATCAGTTTGCATCCCTCTGTGATGAATTTCTGGTCCATGCCGCTGACGTTGAAGGGCAATGCAATGGCATTGAGGCGGAACTTGTGAAGAGACTGGCTGACTGGAGTCCTATTCCCACCACCTATGCCGGAGGAATAAAAGATATGAGTGATATGGACTTGATTGCTGAACTTGGTCGAAATCGATTACATGCCACCGTAGGGAGTGCCCTGGATATCTTTGGTGGTAGTGGTATGACATATGATCAGGCTGTAAGCTTCCACAAGAGTCATATGTAG